Proteins encoded by one window of Lathyrus oleraceus cultivar Zhongwan6 chromosome 1, CAAS_Psat_ZW6_1.0, whole genome shotgun sequence:
- the LOC127097672 gene encoding uncharacterized protein LOC127097672, whose protein sequence is MEYGMLGKLFLKEETYRRWKLLSSAHKSHIQFQANIISVGKNDRTDNSQPKNEQNQEIEKNMKRKINKKGIRISKNNNGDNQLKQKEPTWNNKNNMIRNNQINSTVSTEKISGDKKDTNLETRRVTTKTHEENLEDATKKNQNNTDIWKLKDNIQLNLSKDDCNEI, encoded by the exons ATGGAATATGGAATGCTAGGAAAGTTGTTTTTGAAGGAAGAAACTTACAGGCGATGGAAGTTATTATCTTCTGCTCACAAGAGCCACATTCAGTTTCAGGCCAACATTATATCAGTCGGAAAAAATGATAGGACAGATAACAGTCAACCAAAGAATGAGCAAAATCAAGAGATCGAGAAGAATATGAAGAGAAAGATTAACAAAAAG GGCATAAGGATCAGTAAGAATAATAATGGGGATAATCAGCTCAAGCAAAAGGAGCCTACTTGGAACAATAAAAATAATATGATCAGGAATAACCAGATAAATAGTACAGTTTCAACAGAGAAGATTTCAGGAGATAAAAAAGATACTAACCTGGAAACTAGAAGAGTGACGACGAAGACACATGAGGAGAACCTGGAGGATGCAACTAAGAAAAATCAAAATAATACTGATATTTGGAAATTAAAGGATAATATCCAACTCAACTTGTCGAAGGATGACTGCAACGAGATATAG